One Felis catus isolate Fca126 chromosome D1, F.catus_Fca126_mat1.0, whole genome shotgun sequence DNA segment encodes these proteins:
- the RPS6KA4 gene encoding ribosomal protein S6 kinase alpha-4 isoform X1, whose protein sequence is MGDEDEDEGCAVELRITEANLTGHEEKVSVENFELLKVLGTGAYGKVFLVRKAVGHDAGKLYAMKVLRKAALVQRAKTQEHTRTERSVLELVRQAPFLVTLHYAFQTDAKLHLILDYVNGGEMFTHLYQRQHFKEAEVRVYGGEIVLALEHLHKLGIIYRDLKLENVLLDSEGHIVLTDFGLSKEFLTEEKERTFSFCGTIEYMAPEIIRSKSGHGKAVDWWSLGILLFELLTGASPFTLEGERNTQAEVSRRILKCSPPFPPRIGPVAQDLLQRLLCKDPKKRLGAGPQGAQEVKNHPFFQGLDWAALAAREIPAPFRPQIRSELDVGNFAEEFTRLEPVYSPPGSPPPGDPRIFQGYSFVAPSILFDHNNAVMTDVLEASGAGDRPGRAAVARSAMMQDSPFFQQYELDLREPALGQGSFSVCRRCRQRQSGQEFAVKILSRRLEANTQREVAALRLCQSHPNVVKLHDVHHDQLHTYLVLELLRGGELLEHIRKKRHFSESEASQILRSLVSAVSFMHEEAGVVHRDLKPENILYADDTPGAPVKIIDFGFARLRPQSPAGPMQTPCFTLQYAAPELLAQQGYDESCDLWSLGVILYMMLSGQVPFQGASGQGGQSQAAEIMCKIREGRFSLDGEAWQGVSEEAKELVRGLLTVDPAKRLKLEGLRGSTWLQDGSARSSPPLRTPDVLESSGPAVRSGLNATFMAFNRGKREGFFLKSVENAPLAKRRKQKLRSAATSRRVSPAPAAPGRAPAAKGAPRRANGPLPPS, encoded by the exons ATGGGggacgaggacgaggacgagggCTGCGCCGTGGAGCTGCGGATCACCgaag CCAACCTGACCGGGCACGAGGAGAAGGTGAGCGTCGAGAACTTCGAGCTGCTCAAGGTGCTGGGCACGGGAG CCTACGGGAAGGTGTTCCTGGTGCGCAAAGCCGTCGGGCACGACGCAGGCAAGCTGTATGCTATGAAGGTGCTGCGCAAGGCGGCGCTGGTGCAGCGCGCCAAGACCCAGGAGCACACGCGCACCGAGCGCTCGGTGCTGGAACTGGTGCGCCAGGCGCCCTTCCTGGTTACGCTGCACTACGCCTTCCAGACGGACGCCAAGCTGCACCTCATCCTGG aCTATGTGAACGGAGGCGAGATGTTCACCCACCTGTACCAGCGCCAGCACTTTAAAGAGGCCGAGGTGCGCGTGTACGGGGGCGAGATCGTGCTGGCCCTAGAGCACCTGCACAAG CTGGGTATCATCTACCGAGACCTGAAGCTGGAGAACGTGCTGCTTGACTCCGAGGGCCACATCGTCCTCACAGACTTTGGGCTCAGCAAGGAGTTCCTGACGGAGGAG AAAGAACGAACCTTCTCCTTCTGTGGCACCATCGAGTACATGGCCCCCGAGATTATCCGCAGCAAGTCGGGGCACGGCAAG gCTGTGGACTGGTGGAGCCTGGGTATCCTGCTCTTCGAGCTGCTGACGGGGGCCTCGCCCTTCACCCTGGAGGGCGAGAGGAACACGCAGGCGGAGGTGTCCCG ACGGATCCTGAAgtgctcccctcccttccccccccggATCGGGCCCGTGGCACAGGACCTGCTGCAGCGGCTACTTTGCAAAGACCCCAAGAAGCGGCTGGGCGCGGGGCCCCAGGGGGCGCAGGAAGTCAAGAACCACCCCTTCTTCCAG GGTCTGGATTGGGCTGCGTTGGCTGCCAGGGAAATCCCAGCCCCATTCCGGCCCCAGATCCGCTCGGAGCTGGATGTGGGCAACTTTGCAGAGGAATTTACGCGGCTGGAGCCTGTTTACTCACCCCCTGGCAGCCCCCCGCCTGGGGATCCTCGAATCTTCCAG GGATACTCCTTCGTGGCGCCCTCCATCCTGTTTGACCATAACAACGCGGTGATGACAGATGTGCTGGAAGCATCTGGCGCTGGAGACCGGCCCGGCCGGGCAGCGGTGGCCAGGAGCGCCATGATGCAG GACTCGCCCTTCTTCCAGCAGTACGAGCTGGACCTGCGGGAGCCCGCACTGGGCCAAGGCAGCTTCTCCGTGTGTCGCCGCTGCCGCCAGCGCCAGAGCGGCCAGGAGTTCGCGGTCAAGATCCTCAGCCGCAG GCTGGAGGCGAACACGCAGCGAGAAGTGGCGGCCCTGCGGCTTTGCCAGTCGCACCCCAATGTGGTGAAATTGCATGATGTGCATCACGACCAG CTGCACACGTACCTGGTTCTGGAGCTGCTGCGGGGCGGGGAGCTGCTGGAGCACATTCGCAAGAAGAGGCACTTCAGCGAGTCCGAAGCGAGCCAGATCCTGCGCAGCCTCGTGTCGGCCGTGAGCTTCATGCACGAGGAGGCCGGCGTGGTGCACCGCGACCTCAAGCCGGAG AACATCCTGTACGCCGACGACACGCCCGGAGCCCCGGTGAAGATCATCGACTTTGGGTTCGCGCGGCTGCGTCCACAGAGCCCCGCAGGGCCCATGCAGACGCCCTGCTTCACGCTGCAGTACGCAGCCCCCGAGCTGTTGGCGCAGCAGGGTTACGATGAGTCCTGCGACCTCTGGAGCCTCGGCGTCATTCTG tACATGATGCTGTCGGGGCAGGTCCCCTTCCAGGGGGCTTCAGGCCAGGGCGGGCAGAGCCAGGCGGCAGAGATCATGTGCAAGATCCGCGAGGGGCGCTTCTCCCTTGACGGGGAGGCCTGGCAGGGCGTGTCTGAAGAAGCTAAGGAGCTGGTCCGAG GGCTCCTGACGGTGGACCCCGCCAAGCGGTTGAAGCTCGAGGGGCTGCGGGGTAGCACGTGGCTGCAGGACGGGAGCGCGCGCTCCTCGCCCCCACTCCGGACGCCCGACGTGCTGGAATCCTCGGGTCCGGCTGTGCGCTCGGGGCTCAACGCCACCTTCATG GCCTTCAACCGGGGCAAACGCGAGGGCTTCTTCCTGAAGAGCGTGGAGAACGCGCCCCTGGCCAAGCGGCGGAAACAGAAGCTACGGAGCGCCGCCACCTCCCGCCGCGTCTcccccgcgcccgccgccccgGGCAGGGCCCCCGCCGCCAAAGGAGCCCCCAGACGAGCCAacggccccctgcccccctcctag
- the RPS6KA4 gene encoding ribosomal protein S6 kinase alpha-4 isoform X2, which produces MGDEDEDEGCAVELRITEAYGKVFLVRKAVGHDAGKLYAMKVLRKAALVQRAKTQEHTRTERSVLELVRQAPFLVTLHYAFQTDAKLHLILDYVNGGEMFTHLYQRQHFKEAEVRVYGGEIVLALEHLHKLGIIYRDLKLENVLLDSEGHIVLTDFGLSKEFLTEEKERTFSFCGTIEYMAPEIIRSKSGHGKAVDWWSLGILLFELLTGASPFTLEGERNTQAEVSRRILKCSPPFPPRIGPVAQDLLQRLLCKDPKKRLGAGPQGAQEVKNHPFFQGLDWAALAAREIPAPFRPQIRSELDVGNFAEEFTRLEPVYSPPGSPPPGDPRIFQGYSFVAPSILFDHNNAVMTDVLEASGAGDRPGRAAVARSAMMQDSPFFQQYELDLREPALGQGSFSVCRRCRQRQSGQEFAVKILSRRLEANTQREVAALRLCQSHPNVVKLHDVHHDQLHTYLVLELLRGGELLEHIRKKRHFSESEASQILRSLVSAVSFMHEEAGVVHRDLKPENILYADDTPGAPVKIIDFGFARLRPQSPAGPMQTPCFTLQYAAPELLAQQGYDESCDLWSLGVILYMMLSGQVPFQGASGQGGQSQAAEIMCKIREGRFSLDGEAWQGVSEEAKELVRGLLTVDPAKRLKLEGLRGSTWLQDGSARSSPPLRTPDVLESSGPAVRSGLNATFMAFNRGKREGFFLKSVENAPLAKRRKQKLRSAATSRRVSPAPAAPGRAPAAKGAPRRANGPLPPS; this is translated from the exons ATGGGggacgaggacgaggacgagggCTGCGCCGTGGAGCTGCGGATCACCgaag CCTACGGGAAGGTGTTCCTGGTGCGCAAAGCCGTCGGGCACGACGCAGGCAAGCTGTATGCTATGAAGGTGCTGCGCAAGGCGGCGCTGGTGCAGCGCGCCAAGACCCAGGAGCACACGCGCACCGAGCGCTCGGTGCTGGAACTGGTGCGCCAGGCGCCCTTCCTGGTTACGCTGCACTACGCCTTCCAGACGGACGCCAAGCTGCACCTCATCCTGG aCTATGTGAACGGAGGCGAGATGTTCACCCACCTGTACCAGCGCCAGCACTTTAAAGAGGCCGAGGTGCGCGTGTACGGGGGCGAGATCGTGCTGGCCCTAGAGCACCTGCACAAG CTGGGTATCATCTACCGAGACCTGAAGCTGGAGAACGTGCTGCTTGACTCCGAGGGCCACATCGTCCTCACAGACTTTGGGCTCAGCAAGGAGTTCCTGACGGAGGAG AAAGAACGAACCTTCTCCTTCTGTGGCACCATCGAGTACATGGCCCCCGAGATTATCCGCAGCAAGTCGGGGCACGGCAAG gCTGTGGACTGGTGGAGCCTGGGTATCCTGCTCTTCGAGCTGCTGACGGGGGCCTCGCCCTTCACCCTGGAGGGCGAGAGGAACACGCAGGCGGAGGTGTCCCG ACGGATCCTGAAgtgctcccctcccttccccccccggATCGGGCCCGTGGCACAGGACCTGCTGCAGCGGCTACTTTGCAAAGACCCCAAGAAGCGGCTGGGCGCGGGGCCCCAGGGGGCGCAGGAAGTCAAGAACCACCCCTTCTTCCAG GGTCTGGATTGGGCTGCGTTGGCTGCCAGGGAAATCCCAGCCCCATTCCGGCCCCAGATCCGCTCGGAGCTGGATGTGGGCAACTTTGCAGAGGAATTTACGCGGCTGGAGCCTGTTTACTCACCCCCTGGCAGCCCCCCGCCTGGGGATCCTCGAATCTTCCAG GGATACTCCTTCGTGGCGCCCTCCATCCTGTTTGACCATAACAACGCGGTGATGACAGATGTGCTGGAAGCATCTGGCGCTGGAGACCGGCCCGGCCGGGCAGCGGTGGCCAGGAGCGCCATGATGCAG GACTCGCCCTTCTTCCAGCAGTACGAGCTGGACCTGCGGGAGCCCGCACTGGGCCAAGGCAGCTTCTCCGTGTGTCGCCGCTGCCGCCAGCGCCAGAGCGGCCAGGAGTTCGCGGTCAAGATCCTCAGCCGCAG GCTGGAGGCGAACACGCAGCGAGAAGTGGCGGCCCTGCGGCTTTGCCAGTCGCACCCCAATGTGGTGAAATTGCATGATGTGCATCACGACCAG CTGCACACGTACCTGGTTCTGGAGCTGCTGCGGGGCGGGGAGCTGCTGGAGCACATTCGCAAGAAGAGGCACTTCAGCGAGTCCGAAGCGAGCCAGATCCTGCGCAGCCTCGTGTCGGCCGTGAGCTTCATGCACGAGGAGGCCGGCGTGGTGCACCGCGACCTCAAGCCGGAG AACATCCTGTACGCCGACGACACGCCCGGAGCCCCGGTGAAGATCATCGACTTTGGGTTCGCGCGGCTGCGTCCACAGAGCCCCGCAGGGCCCATGCAGACGCCCTGCTTCACGCTGCAGTACGCAGCCCCCGAGCTGTTGGCGCAGCAGGGTTACGATGAGTCCTGCGACCTCTGGAGCCTCGGCGTCATTCTG tACATGATGCTGTCGGGGCAGGTCCCCTTCCAGGGGGCTTCAGGCCAGGGCGGGCAGAGCCAGGCGGCAGAGATCATGTGCAAGATCCGCGAGGGGCGCTTCTCCCTTGACGGGGAGGCCTGGCAGGGCGTGTCTGAAGAAGCTAAGGAGCTGGTCCGAG GGCTCCTGACGGTGGACCCCGCCAAGCGGTTGAAGCTCGAGGGGCTGCGGGGTAGCACGTGGCTGCAGGACGGGAGCGCGCGCTCCTCGCCCCCACTCCGGACGCCCGACGTGCTGGAATCCTCGGGTCCGGCTGTGCGCTCGGGGCTCAACGCCACCTTCATG GCCTTCAACCGGGGCAAACGCGAGGGCTTCTTCCTGAAGAGCGTGGAGAACGCGCCCCTGGCCAAGCGGCGGAAACAGAAGCTACGGAGCGCCGCCACCTCCCGCCGCGTCTcccccgcgcccgccgccccgGGCAGGGCCCCCGCCGCCAAAGGAGCCCCCAGACGAGCCAacggccccctgcccccctcctag
- the RPS6KA4 gene encoding ribosomal protein S6 kinase alpha-4 isoform X3, translating into MKVLRKAALVQRAKTQEHTRTERSVLELVRQAPFLVTLHYAFQTDAKLHLILDYVNGGEMFTHLYQRQHFKEAEVRVYGGEIVLALEHLHKLGIIYRDLKLENVLLDSEGHIVLTDFGLSKEFLTEEKERTFSFCGTIEYMAPEIIRSKSGHGKAVDWWSLGILLFELLTGASPFTLEGERNTQAEVSRRILKCSPPFPPRIGPVAQDLLQRLLCKDPKKRLGAGPQGAQEVKNHPFFQGLDWAALAAREIPAPFRPQIRSELDVGNFAEEFTRLEPVYSPPGSPPPGDPRIFQGYSFVAPSILFDHNNAVMTDVLEASGAGDRPGRAAVARSAMMQDSPFFQQYELDLREPALGQGSFSVCRRCRQRQSGQEFAVKILSRRLEANTQREVAALRLCQSHPNVVKLHDVHHDQLHTYLVLELLRGGELLEHIRKKRHFSESEASQILRSLVSAVSFMHEEAGVVHRDLKPENILYADDTPGAPVKIIDFGFARLRPQSPAGPMQTPCFTLQYAAPELLAQQGYDESCDLWSLGVILYMMLSGQVPFQGASGQGGQSQAAEIMCKIREGRFSLDGEAWQGVSEEAKELVRGLLTVDPAKRLKLEGLRGSTWLQDGSARSSPPLRTPDVLESSGPAVRSGLNATFMAFNRGKREGFFLKSVENAPLAKRRKQKLRSAATSRRVSPAPAAPGRAPAAKGAPRRANGPLPPS; encoded by the exons ATGAAGGTGCTGCGCAAGGCGGCGCTGGTGCAGCGCGCCAAGACCCAGGAGCACACGCGCACCGAGCGCTCGGTGCTGGAACTGGTGCGCCAGGCGCCCTTCCTGGTTACGCTGCACTACGCCTTCCAGACGGACGCCAAGCTGCACCTCATCCTGG aCTATGTGAACGGAGGCGAGATGTTCACCCACCTGTACCAGCGCCAGCACTTTAAAGAGGCCGAGGTGCGCGTGTACGGGGGCGAGATCGTGCTGGCCCTAGAGCACCTGCACAAG CTGGGTATCATCTACCGAGACCTGAAGCTGGAGAACGTGCTGCTTGACTCCGAGGGCCACATCGTCCTCACAGACTTTGGGCTCAGCAAGGAGTTCCTGACGGAGGAG AAAGAACGAACCTTCTCCTTCTGTGGCACCATCGAGTACATGGCCCCCGAGATTATCCGCAGCAAGTCGGGGCACGGCAAG gCTGTGGACTGGTGGAGCCTGGGTATCCTGCTCTTCGAGCTGCTGACGGGGGCCTCGCCCTTCACCCTGGAGGGCGAGAGGAACACGCAGGCGGAGGTGTCCCG ACGGATCCTGAAgtgctcccctcccttccccccccggATCGGGCCCGTGGCACAGGACCTGCTGCAGCGGCTACTTTGCAAAGACCCCAAGAAGCGGCTGGGCGCGGGGCCCCAGGGGGCGCAGGAAGTCAAGAACCACCCCTTCTTCCAG GGTCTGGATTGGGCTGCGTTGGCTGCCAGGGAAATCCCAGCCCCATTCCGGCCCCAGATCCGCTCGGAGCTGGATGTGGGCAACTTTGCAGAGGAATTTACGCGGCTGGAGCCTGTTTACTCACCCCCTGGCAGCCCCCCGCCTGGGGATCCTCGAATCTTCCAG GGATACTCCTTCGTGGCGCCCTCCATCCTGTTTGACCATAACAACGCGGTGATGACAGATGTGCTGGAAGCATCTGGCGCTGGAGACCGGCCCGGCCGGGCAGCGGTGGCCAGGAGCGCCATGATGCAG GACTCGCCCTTCTTCCAGCAGTACGAGCTGGACCTGCGGGAGCCCGCACTGGGCCAAGGCAGCTTCTCCGTGTGTCGCCGCTGCCGCCAGCGCCAGAGCGGCCAGGAGTTCGCGGTCAAGATCCTCAGCCGCAG GCTGGAGGCGAACACGCAGCGAGAAGTGGCGGCCCTGCGGCTTTGCCAGTCGCACCCCAATGTGGTGAAATTGCATGATGTGCATCACGACCAG CTGCACACGTACCTGGTTCTGGAGCTGCTGCGGGGCGGGGAGCTGCTGGAGCACATTCGCAAGAAGAGGCACTTCAGCGAGTCCGAAGCGAGCCAGATCCTGCGCAGCCTCGTGTCGGCCGTGAGCTTCATGCACGAGGAGGCCGGCGTGGTGCACCGCGACCTCAAGCCGGAG AACATCCTGTACGCCGACGACACGCCCGGAGCCCCGGTGAAGATCATCGACTTTGGGTTCGCGCGGCTGCGTCCACAGAGCCCCGCAGGGCCCATGCAGACGCCCTGCTTCACGCTGCAGTACGCAGCCCCCGAGCTGTTGGCGCAGCAGGGTTACGATGAGTCCTGCGACCTCTGGAGCCTCGGCGTCATTCTG tACATGATGCTGTCGGGGCAGGTCCCCTTCCAGGGGGCTTCAGGCCAGGGCGGGCAGAGCCAGGCGGCAGAGATCATGTGCAAGATCCGCGAGGGGCGCTTCTCCCTTGACGGGGAGGCCTGGCAGGGCGTGTCTGAAGAAGCTAAGGAGCTGGTCCGAG GGCTCCTGACGGTGGACCCCGCCAAGCGGTTGAAGCTCGAGGGGCTGCGGGGTAGCACGTGGCTGCAGGACGGGAGCGCGCGCTCCTCGCCCCCACTCCGGACGCCCGACGTGCTGGAATCCTCGGGTCCGGCTGTGCGCTCGGGGCTCAACGCCACCTTCATG GCCTTCAACCGGGGCAAACGCGAGGGCTTCTTCCTGAAGAGCGTGGAGAACGCGCCCCTGGCCAAGCGGCGGAAACAGAAGCTACGGAGCGCCGCCACCTCCCGCCGCGTCTcccccgcgcccgccgccccgGGCAGGGCCCCCGCCGCCAAAGGAGCCCCCAGACGAGCCAacggccccctgcccccctcctag